The stretch of DNA ATCCGTTCCTCTATCTTGTTCTTCATCTCCTCCATATTTTCAGCACTGAAGTATCCATGGAGGTACTTGAAGGCCTTGGTGACAACCTCCTTGATGACAGAACTTGCCACCGATTTCCCTGCGAACACCAGTGGACCGGCAGGAGCCATATTGCTCTGAGGGGTTAGTGAAGAACAAATGAGTGTGGTAACTTTTCCAAAAGGGGGAGAAGCAGCTATTTGGAGACTCTTGGGGTGGCAGTAGGTGCCCTTATTCTGTATCAACAAACGAGCTTGAAGCAATAGAGCAATGTCATTATTCTGTATCAACTTGTCCTTTTATTAAGGCCTACTCAAGTTGACCAGCAAAGGCGTCAGTCCATCTCATATAGAGCGCCAGAGTGTAGATGACTTGAGGCTAGGATGACGACTCAGAAGTCCACAATCCACATTCAAAATCTGGGTTCAGAACTCATCTGCCAGATGAGGAAATGTTTGCTAGCACTTATCGAGAAACAAGTGGACACCTAATCCTGCACTGCTTGACTCTGACAGGAGTGTTCCACCTAATTTCAGTATGCCGAGAAATAGTAAGGTCAATAATCAGAGTATACGCTGGTACCATTTCTAATGCGCAACTTGGCTATTTGTCATAGCAATTACAACATGAAAAAAGCTTTGTTGCAATCAAGACATGCGTAGCAGATAGCGTCTCCGCATATCCTTGGAACCCATGTAAACACCCTCATCAGTCGCTTTCTCACAGTACAACAACGGCGCATTGTTGCTAGCTATATCTGAAAATCGCTCCGTCACTTCGAGAAAAAAAAGTACCTGGAAATCGCGCGGCGCCCGCATCGCATCGTCGAGCCCGAGACGAGGTGGAATGGACCCGTGCGCCAGGTCCACATCTGCCTTCGGCCCAGCCACGCGGCTCTCCGCCGCGCAGGGCTTTGatcgcctccccgccgccgtggcggcggcggcggactggTGGTGTGTTTGGGAATCTCCGATGCCATCTCCGATTGGGGCTATTAGCCGCCGGCCAAGAGCCGCCTCGACTGGAGGATGGCCTGGGAAATATGCGACACAGTTGGGTGTTGTCTGGCGGCGCGGAGAGCGGAGGGTCTCCAGCAGCAGCGCCGACCTCGCCGGCTGCCGTGAGGGCGGCGGGGAATGTTGGCAGAAGGACGCCGGGAATTGATTGTCATATTTACAAAATAccccctaatttggatcgcAGAGAATAATTGCGATCCCAATATTTTTCAAATTACCCCCTATATTTTACAATTAGACCCCTATTTTGGATCGCGATTCATAGatgcgatccgaatatttgcaCATAGAACCCTACATTTTACATATATGCCCCTGGTTTTGGTTGGGGTTGAAGCCTCCTCTTCCCACgcgtccaccgccgccgtcctcggtTCCTGACCGCCGAGACCATCCTTTCTCTTCGTTCGGGCTGCCGCCATAGCAAGGAGAAGCATCTAGAAAGtaagaggggaaaagaaagaagattcTTTTGCTCAGCCTTTGAGTTGGCTGCCGGCGGCCGTGGAGCTCCGCCGTCtgaggagaaacagaggagggttTGATCACTCGTCATCGTCGTTACGTTCAGATGTTGGCCGTGCCCGGCCGCCGGGCGGTGCTCCGCTTCCAGCAGCAGACGGTGCACTGCCGTGTTAGCCATCGGAAGTTTAGGTGAGAGCTGCTTGCTCGAGTACAGGTCCATCTACTACCTGCATCTGCTCATCTTGACGCATCACATGGAGCAGAGATGCTTAACACAGCTCGTCTAtgcctcccttcctttctctgCTCGCACTCTTTTTTGTCCCGGAAAGTTTGCTCTCGGGTAGGCGTGAATGTTTTTCTAGTAATAGAGAAGGTTAATTCAGCTCTCATCACTGAACGGTTCATTGCATAAATTACATTAGGAGTGATAAACAGATTTTCGCAAATTCAAAAATTAGCATCAGGTTCATAGGTCCCTTAACCAAGGTTGCAGGTCATAACGCAGAACGACTACATTCTGTTGATGAGTTAAATATATTATTCTAGCCACATATCTAGAATTCGGGATCTACCTTCTGGCAAAGCATGACATCGAATCAGAAGCAAAGCAAAATAAAATCCCGTGTTACCAATCCACAACAATATGTCATCACGTCCCTCCACAACAAAGGAAGCAGGCTTGGCTATGCAAGACCTTAGTAAGTTTACCTAAATAACTGAACTAACAAAGATTGGTAATTAATGTGCAGTGAAAAAGGGAAAGAGATGAGTTGAAGGACATGACAGGTGAAGAAGCAGCACATCGCGTCAATTCAAGAAAGATTAGTCAGCTTTGAatttttttctattttgaaAAGTAGCTTAGATACACGGAGAAGATAAAATAGAATGGTACAATTGCATAAATTGAGACTAATTTGCGAGATAAATGTATTGAGCCTAATTAGACTATGATTTGGCAATATTGTGCTATAATAAACATATGCTAATCATGGGCTAATTATCATCAATAGGTTTGTCTCGACAATTAGCCACAACTTATGCAATTAGTCTTTATTTAGTCCATCAAATCGGTGTCGAAAGAGAGGATTAAAGTTTAGTCCATAATATTCAAACGGGACCTTAATATCCGCCTCTCATGGCCTACACGGGAATGAATGATGATTGATGAGGTTGCTGCTACTCGATGGAAAAACAAAGTATTATATTTTGAAAATCACCAAGTGAACAAGCAAATCACCAAGTGCAGTATAATAGATCACTATATATAACTGGTATCAGTATTGCAGGGATGAGTAATGGAATTCCTGTTAAATTCATCAGAACCCTCACAGCATTATCGATCCGGTCAACGTGTGAAATAAATAACTGAAAATCGTCGGAAGAATCAGCAACATGGGAAAGCAATTTGAAGTGCCTCCACGGCGTTGAGAGCAGCCATGGCGTTGTCGAATCCCTCCTGCGTCGCCATGGTCACGAACCCCAACCCTCGCGATCGCCCCTTCTAGCTTGTCGAACGCGACCCTTGCGCCGGCCGGCCACCTTCCCGTGCTTGCTGAACATCTCTCGCAGCCCGGAGTTATCCACCTTCGGGGACAGATCCCCGCCGggagctgccgctgctggtCGCCGGACCTCCCCGCCGGATCGGAGATATCTGGGGATCGGGTAGGAACCACATGCACCTCGCGTCGTGCCATCCGGGCGGCAGCGTCTCCACCAGCGTCGCCGCGCCGTCGTGGAAGCTGTACCTGTACACCCTGCATGGCTCCTCCGTCTGCCCGCCTGAGTCGTTGTCCATGACGAAGTAGGCGGTGCCGCCGCTCACCTCGCCGCCGAACCGCGCGGCTTCCACGGCGAAGCTGCCCGGGAAACCCAGGAACAGGACGTCGTCACCGAGCATGCTCGTGCCATCGTCCCTCCTCGTCCACTCCACCAGCGGCTCCTCGCCTCCTTCCCGTTCCAGAGCGTGCAGCGACACCGACAGATCGCAGGCCAGCCGACCGCCGCCGCAGGCCTCTTGAAGAACGCTGGCCAGCAGGAGCTCGCCACCACCGCGAGACTCCAGGAGGTAGCTGCACCGGCGTATCTTGCCGGGCTAATCCGGCAGCGCTGCGTGCATTGTCGTAGTTATTCGATAATGGAGGCCAGTACTAGTGTACCGATCCACGGTCTGCCAGAGGATGTAGCAGTTTGCCAGGTCCGAGCAGACGACGTCGCCGTGGTTGTAGACGGCGGCGCAGCAGCGGTCGGTTCCGAGATCACGTGATACACCCATCCATGGCTCGTGATCGGGGCAATCCTTCTCGGGGCACAGAATGGCGCCCTCGAAATCTTCGCGAACAAAACCATAATCAGCTCTGCGGCCTGGTGGATGCGGCGTGAAGTCGTACACGAGGATGGTGCCGTCGCCGGAGACGACGCGGTGGGTGCGATCTGGCATCCTGCGTCGCGGCGTGCACCTGAGGGGGGAAGGCAGGTGGGCGGCGGTCAGAGGGTTGACGAGGCAGGGCTCGTTGTTGCCGCCGACCAACcacgccgccgtgccgtcggcGCACGCGACCCTCCTGTCCCGGATGCAGATGCCCGGCGCGCGGCAGCTCGTCCTGGAGAAGACGCAGCGGCAGCGCTGGTCCGCTAGGTCGGCGCTTGCGACGTGGGCGTCGGACGGCGCCAGGAGCCACGGCAGGAAGTTCTTCGGCGCACCATCGACGACGACCGTCTCGCGCCACGGCCGGCAGACGGCGTGGAAGCGGACGAAGTCGACCGTGGCGTGGAGACGGCCAGAGATGTCGCGGAGAAGGTCCGGCGGGAGCTCCGACCACTGGGATTCGCCGGCGTGCGTCGTCGTTGCGAGCATGATGGGATCCGGTGGCGGTCGATAGATTGGTTTCTGAGAAAAAAATCTATTTGACAATAATAGTATAGTTGAGGCTTATAAGTGTGTCCATCCCGTACACGTCAAGACAAACGTGACGTGGTACTCCTGATTTCTACAGTCAGGTGAAC from Panicum hallii strain FIL2 chromosome 3, PHallii_v3.1, whole genome shotgun sequence encodes:
- the LOC112884507 gene encoding uncharacterized protein LOC112884507, translated to MLATTTHAGESQWSELPPDLLRDISGRLHATVDFVRFHAVCRPWRETVVVDGAPKNFLPWLLAPSDAHVASADLADQRCRCVFSRTSCRAPGICIRDRRVACADGTAAWLVGGNNEPCLVNPLTAAHLPSPLRCTPRRRMPDRTHRVVSGDGTILVYDFTPHPPGRRADYGFVREDFEGAILCPEKDCPDHEPWMGVSRDLGTDRCCAAVYNHGDVVCSDLPGKIRRCSYLLESRGGGELLLASVLQEACGGGRLACDLSVSLHALEREGGEEPLVEWTRRDDGTSMLGDDVLFLGFPGSFAVEAARFGGEVSGGTAYFVMDNDSGGQTEEPCRVYRYSFHDGAATLVETLPPGWHDARCMWFLPDPQISPIRRGGPATSSGSSRRGSVPEGG